One genomic segment of Pseudomonas sp. RU47 includes these proteins:
- a CDS encoding peroxiredoxin → MSLRLGDIAPDFEQDSSAGKIRFHEWLGDSWGVLFSHPADFTPVCTTELGFTAKLKDEFSKRGVKAIALSVDPVDSHHKWIEDINETQNTVVNFPILADADRKVSDLYDLIHPNANDTLTVRSLFVIDPNKKIRLTITYPASTGRNFHEILRVIDSLQLTDNYKVATPANWQDGEEVVIVPSLKDEDEIKKRFPKGYRAVKPYLRLTPQPNK, encoded by the coding sequence ATGAGCCTCAGACTCGGCGACATCGCCCCCGATTTCGAACAGGATTCCAGCGCCGGCAAGATTCGTTTTCACGAATGGCTGGGCGATAGCTGGGGCGTGCTGTTCTCCCACCCGGCGGACTTTACCCCGGTGTGCACCACTGAGCTGGGCTTCACCGCCAAGCTCAAGGATGAGTTCAGCAAACGCGGGGTCAAAGCCATCGCGCTGTCGGTCGACCCGGTGGACTCGCACCACAAGTGGATCGAAGACATCAACGAGACCCAGAACACTGTCGTCAACTTCCCGATCCTGGCTGATGCTGATCGCAAGGTCTCCGATCTCTATGATCTGATCCACCCGAACGCCAACGACACGCTGACCGTGCGTTCGCTGTTCGTGATCGACCCGAACAAGAAGATTCGTCTGACCATCACGTATCCGGCGAGCACCGGGCGTAATTTCCACGAGATTCTGCGTGTGATCGATTCGCTGCAGCTCACCGACAACTACAAGGTGGCTACACCGGCCAACTGGCAGGACGGTGAAGAGGTGGTGATCGTACCGTCGCTCAAGGATGAAGACGAAATCAAAAAGCGCTTTCCGAAGGGCTATCGCGCGGTGAAACCGTACCTGCGCCTGACGCCACAGCCGAATAAGTGA
- a CDS encoding OprD family porin: MNKSTLALAVAVGVMAQQAGAAGFIEDSKATLGLRNFYINTDNRSGTNEPSRNEEWGQGFDLRFISGYTQGTVGFGIDAIGLLGVRLDSGGGTNGNVTAAGKPGPAYGGTVFPSESNGQAVDNFSSLGLTAKAKISQTELKLGTLQPKNPVIVTNDGRLLPQTWQGGQITSGEIKDLTLVGGQIEHAKGRNSSNNEQLSINGAAPRTVNSNKFIYAGGDYKITKDLTAQYYYGNLEDFYKQHFLGLVHNWAIGPGVLKSDFRYFNSSDDGANGNTPAYFSSGNYSGVASGRGKVDNNLYSGLFLYTVAGHTFGGGYQVSNGSSDFPWLNQGDGSSNYTITDMQIQKFGRAGERTWQARYSYDFAKVGVPGLTAGMVYLRGDNIDTVTSGGRENGNGDSEWERDLTIGYVVPEGPLKNVGFMWKNATWRTNIAGVRDQDENRLILSYSIPLL, from the coding sequence ATGAACAAGTCCACCTTGGCCCTGGCTGTGGCCGTAGGGGTTATGGCGCAGCAGGCAGGCGCCGCCGGTTTCATCGAAGACAGCAAAGCTACTTTGGGGCTGCGTAACTTCTACATCAACACTGACAACCGTAGCGGCACAAACGAACCAAGCCGCAACGAAGAGTGGGGCCAAGGCTTCGATCTGCGTTTCATTTCCGGCTATACCCAAGGCACCGTTGGTTTTGGTATCGACGCCATCGGCCTGCTGGGCGTACGTCTGGATTCGGGCGGCGGCACCAACGGTAACGTTACCGCTGCTGGCAAACCTGGTCCTGCTTACGGCGGCACTGTTTTCCCAAGCGAATCCAATGGCCAAGCGGTCGATAACTTCTCAAGCCTGGGCCTGACTGCCAAAGCCAAGATCTCCCAGACTGAGCTGAAGCTGGGTACTCTGCAGCCGAAGAACCCGGTTATCGTGACCAACGACGGTCGTCTGCTGCCACAGACCTGGCAGGGTGGCCAGATCACTTCCGGCGAGATCAAGGACCTGACCCTGGTCGGTGGTCAGATCGAGCACGCCAAAGGCCGTAACTCCAGCAACAATGAACAGCTGTCTATCAACGGCGCGGCACCGCGTACCGTTAACAGCAACAAGTTCATCTACGCTGGTGGTGACTACAAAATCACCAAAGACCTGACTGCGCAGTACTACTACGGCAACCTGGAAGATTTCTACAAGCAACACTTCCTGGGTCTGGTTCACAACTGGGCAATTGGCCCGGGCGTGCTGAAGTCTGACTTCCGTTACTTCAACAGCTCCGACGACGGTGCCAACGGCAACACCCCTGCTTACTTCAGCAGCGGTAACTATTCCGGTGTTGCCAGCGGTCGCGGTAAAGTCGACAACAACCTGTACAGTGGCCTGTTCCTGTACACCGTTGCTGGTCACACCTTCGGTGGCGGCTACCAGGTTTCCAACGGCAGCAGCGACTTCCCTTGGCTGAACCAGGGTGACGGCTCGTCGAACTACACCATCACCGACATGCAGATTCAGAAGTTCGGCCGTGCCGGCGAACGTACCTGGCAAGCTCGCTACTCGTATGACTTCGCCAAAGTCGGCGTACCAGGCCTGACCGCTGGTATGGTTTACCTGCGTGGCGACAACATCGACACCGTTACTTCCGGCGGTCGTGAAAACGGTAATGGCGACTCCGAGTGGGAACGTGACCTGACTATCGGTTACGTGGTACCGGAAGGCCCGCTGAAAAACGTTGGCTTCATGTGGAAAAACGCTACCTGGCGTACCAACATCGCTGGCGTTCGCGACCAGGACGAAAACCGCCTGATCCTCAGCTACTCGATCCCGCTGCTGTAA